One Nicotiana tomentosiformis chromosome 4, ASM39032v3, whole genome shotgun sequence genomic window carries:
- the LOC138910566 gene encoding uncharacterized protein, which produces MAKGWEEELDTTKSYLDKAAKKMKRFADRKWRPIYYRVGDMIMVKFNPRKFKALQGMHQNLIHKYEGPFKIVAKVGKISYKLDMPSYLMIYHVFHASMLNPYHEDKDDPSRGQSSRAPITITASHDREIEAIIDYQARRKQGQKSTAMFLVHWKGQSPEEATWERYEDLWQFKDKIREFYATTLRRGRRNIRWGRV; this is translated from the coding sequence ATGGCCAAAGGATGGGAGGAGGAGCTTGACACTACTAAGTCCTACTTGGATAAGGCAGCTAAGAAAATGAAGAGGTTTGCGGACCGTAAGTGGCGTCCCATATACTACAGAGTTGGGGACATGATCATGGTGAAGTTTAACCCAAGAAAGTTCAAGGCACTACagggcatgcatcagaatttgatTCACAAGTATGAGGGGCCATTTAAGATCGTCGCCAAGGTAGGCAAGATCTCATACAAGCTTGACATGCCATCATATCTTATGATCTACCATGTCTTCCATGCCAGCATGCTTAACCCATATCATGAAGACAAGGATGATCCAAGTAGGGGCCAATCAAGTCGAGCGCCTATTACTATCACCGCCTCACATGATCGGGAGATTGAGGCTATTATTGATTACCAGGCCAGGAGAAAACAAGGGCAGAAATCCACCGCAATGTTCCTCGTCCATTGGAAGGGGCAATCTCCTGAGGAGGCCACGTGGGAACGATATGAAGACTTATGGCAATTCAAAGATAAGATCCGGGAGTTTTATGCAACAACATTACGCCGCGGTCGTCGCAACATTAGGTGGGGGAGAGTGTGA